One genomic segment of Paraburkholderia hospita includes these proteins:
- a CDS encoding ABC transporter permease, with protein sequence MQNQRKKVLTERIATHWVRVHTALVLFFLIAPILAIIPLSFNSGSYFSYPLQGFSLRWYEQALTSGDWQRALLNSLGIGAASTLIATCLGTLAALGLSRTQFPLRSLIMPIIISPMIVPIVVVAAGFYLIFAPLGLVNSYPGVVLAHAALGTPFVVITVTASLLSFDQSLLRAASGLGARPWVAFRRVTLPLIAPAVATGSVFAFATSFDEVIVILFIGGPDQTTVPRQMWSGIRDSIDPSILAVATMLIVFAVLLFASINWLRSRAAAASQALV encoded by the coding sequence ATGCAAAACCAACGGAAGAAGGTGCTGACGGAGCGCATCGCGACGCATTGGGTGCGCGTGCATACCGCGCTCGTGCTGTTCTTTCTGATTGCGCCGATTCTCGCGATCATCCCGCTCTCGTTCAACTCGGGTTCGTATTTCTCGTATCCTTTGCAGGGCTTTTCGTTGCGCTGGTATGAGCAGGCACTGACTAGCGGCGACTGGCAGCGTGCGCTATTGAACAGCCTCGGGATTGGCGCGGCATCGACGCTGATCGCCACATGTCTCGGCACGCTCGCGGCGCTCGGCCTGAGCCGCACGCAGTTTCCGCTGCGTTCGCTGATCATGCCGATCATCATTTCGCCGATGATCGTTCCCATCGTCGTCGTTGCGGCCGGGTTCTATCTGATCTTCGCGCCGCTCGGGCTCGTGAATTCATATCCGGGCGTCGTGCTGGCGCATGCGGCGCTCGGCACGCCATTTGTGGTCATCACCGTGACGGCATCGCTGCTGTCGTTCGATCAGAGTCTGCTGCGTGCCGCATCGGGTCTTGGCGCCAGGCCCTGGGTCGCGTTCAGGCGCGTGACGCTGCCGCTCATCGCGCCCGCCGTCGCGACGGGCAGTGTGTTCGCCTTTGCGACTTCGTTCGATGAAGTGATCGTCATTCTGTTCATCGGCGGCCCGGATCAGACCACGGTGCCTCGGCAGATGTGGAGCGGCATCCGCGATTCGATCGATCCGTCGATCCTCGCCGTCGCCACGATGCTGATCGTGTTTGCGGTGTTGCTGTTCGCCAGCATCAACTGGCTGCGCAGCCGCGCTGCGGCTGCGAGCCAGGCGCTCGTTTGA
- a CDS encoding FAD-binding oxidoreductase → MRIVDDPATLAAPRAASGFRRFRVTRRTQESTSIVSFDLVPVDGEALTPFVAGQFVTVRLPSPSGERLLRTYSLSGDPANNTRWRISVKHEQGSDAVPAGRGSSYLHERVHAGDELELAGPSGAFVCGDDITRPVVLMSGGVGLTPLVSMLHRLRAMDGAHSRRVYFIHACENGAVHAFRDEVEAVVAAYPNVRAHVCYRLPSAEDRALKYFDSEGLISRDTLQGLLPLDDYEVYLCGPPAFMQSNWKLLRSLGIARDRIHYEFFGPATVLEEDVAEEPLSAQPHAAIQESSATTTTIRLHPQAEPVAWDPGCGSLLEFAEKLGYAPAFSCRIGICNTCVTSLIDGKVEYTEEPLEPPSQGTVLLCCAKPAGCVTLALSEDAKNV, encoded by the coding sequence ATGCGTATCGTGGACGATCCGGCGACGCTGGCGGCGCCGCGTGCGGCGTCGGGATTCAGGCGTTTTCGTGTGACCCGACGCACGCAGGAAAGCACATCGATCGTTTCGTTCGATCTCGTGCCTGTCGATGGCGAAGCGCTGACCCCGTTCGTTGCAGGGCAGTTCGTCACAGTACGCCTCCCTTCGCCGTCAGGCGAGCGATTGTTGCGCACTTACAGCCTCTCCGGCGATCCCGCCAATAACACGCGTTGGCGAATCTCTGTCAAACACGAACAAGGTAGCGACGCTGTGCCTGCGGGACGCGGCTCGTCATATCTTCACGAACGGGTGCACGCCGGTGACGAACTTGAACTCGCGGGACCTTCGGGCGCGTTCGTTTGCGGTGACGACATTACACGACCCGTCGTGCTGATGAGTGGCGGAGTCGGGTTGACGCCGCTCGTCAGCATGCTGCACCGCTTGCGCGCGATGGACGGCGCGCACAGTCGCCGCGTGTACTTCATTCACGCGTGTGAAAATGGCGCAGTGCACGCGTTTCGTGACGAAGTAGAAGCGGTGGTGGCGGCGTATCCGAACGTGCGTGCGCATGTCTGCTATCGGCTTCCTTCGGCGGAAGACCGCGCTTTGAAGTATTTCGACAGCGAAGGACTGATTTCGCGCGACACGCTGCAAGGCCTTTTGCCGCTCGATGACTACGAAGTCTATCTATGCGGCCCGCCCGCTTTCATGCAGTCGAACTGGAAGCTCTTGCGCAGCCTCGGTATCGCGCGCGACCGCATTCATTACGAGTTCTTCGGTCCGGCGACGGTACTCGAGGAAGATGTGGCCGAGGAGCCTTTAAGCGCGCAACCGCATGCAGCGATTCAGGAAAGCTCAGCCACCACGACGACCATCCGCCTTCACCCACAAGCCGAACCCGTCGCATGGGACCCGGGTTGCGGTTCCCTGCTCGAGTTTGCCGAGAAACTCGGCTATGCGCCCGCATTCAGTTGCCGGATCGGCATTTGCAATACGTGCGTGACGAGTCTGATCGACGGAAAGGTCGAATACACGGAAGAACCGCTGGAGCCGCCGTCGCAAGGTACAGTATTGCTGTGTTGCGCGAAGCCCGCAGGATGCGTTACGTTGGCGCTTTCGGAAGACGCAAAAAACGTTTGA
- a CDS encoding aromatic ring-hydroxylating dioxygenase subunit alpha: MFLRNAWYVAAWDADVTHKLMPVTILGEPVVLYRREDGTPVALEDACPHRKLPLSMGKLIGDQVECGYHGLTFDCEGACVRAPGSPRIPPGAKVRSYPLAERYGLLWIWMGDADEADAATIVQIDEWGDPAWGVNRGDAMTVECHYLYVTDNLLDPSHVAWVHPSSFGNAACEAEPLKTEVAAHGVTVSRWMRDVDVAPFYAQFVGFEGRCDRKQHYEVRFPSHAIIKAIFTPAGTGGDDAPLHPDVFLMNSYNFMTPVDESHTRYYWFQTRNFAPQDEQVSRQFDADVRHAFEEDRVVLTAVHRGMQNARTPNIDLAIDAGPLRFRRALGQMIEREQQATVTPAPVYVVNRLRAEH; encoded by the coding sequence ATGTTTCTGAGGAATGCATGGTACGTCGCAGCATGGGACGCAGACGTGACGCACAAACTCATGCCCGTGACGATCCTCGGCGAACCGGTCGTGTTGTATCGCCGCGAGGATGGCACGCCCGTCGCGCTCGAAGATGCGTGCCCGCATCGCAAGCTGCCGCTGTCGATGGGAAAGCTGATTGGCGATCAGGTGGAATGCGGTTATCACGGCCTGACCTTCGATTGCGAGGGCGCGTGCGTGCGCGCGCCCGGCAGCCCGCGCATTCCGCCCGGTGCGAAAGTGCGCAGCTATCCGCTGGCGGAGCGCTACGGCCTGCTGTGGATCTGGATGGGCGATGCCGACGAGGCGGACGCCGCGACGATCGTGCAGATCGACGAATGGGGCGATCCTGCGTGGGGTGTGAATCGCGGTGACGCGATGACGGTGGAGTGCCATTACCTCTATGTCACCGACAATCTGCTCGATCCTTCGCATGTCGCGTGGGTGCATCCGTCGTCATTCGGCAATGCTGCCTGCGAGGCTGAGCCGCTGAAAACCGAGGTCGCCGCGCATGGCGTGACGGTCTCGCGCTGGATGCGCGATGTCGACGTGGCGCCGTTCTATGCGCAGTTCGTCGGCTTCGAAGGGCGGTGCGACCGCAAGCAGCATTACGAAGTGCGCTTCCCGTCGCACGCGATCATCAAGGCGATCTTTACGCCAGCGGGAACGGGGGGCGACGATGCGCCGCTTCATCCTGACGTGTTCCTGATGAATTCGTATAACTTCATGACACCCGTCGACGAATCGCACACGCGCTACTACTGGTTCCAGACGCGCAACTTCGCGCCGCAGGACGAACAGGTGTCGCGCCAGTTCGATGCGGACGTGCGACATGCTTTCGAGGAAGACCGCGTCGTGTTGACAGCCGTTCATCGCGGCATGCAGAACGCCCGCACGCCGAACATCGATCTCGCGATCGACGCTGGACCGCTTCGTTTCAGGCGCGCGCTTGGGCAGATGATCGAACGTGAGCAGCAGGCAACGGTCACGCCCGCGCCGGTCTATGTGGTGAACCGGCTGCGCGCGGAGCACTGA
- a CDS encoding LysR substrate-binding domain-containing protein, translated as MTTNSFPPLRALQVFEAVGRCGGVTEAAKRLGISAGAVSQQIKLLEDTLGLHLTQKDGKRLSLTSIGRQYHESCAAAFESLRVAHAEIERAKNTRNLSISALPSLLSKWLAPRMLEWQRQHADLSVYLDGTHTEPSPDGYDIDFRISYGERIADVDNSVELFRDYVVPVCSPRLLAADAPLVSPAEILGYPLISVDWRPKFASPPSWREWLVANDVDCSELNENRQVFSLSSVAIQAAIDGYGFVLAQSSMVCDDLAAGRLVMPFALGLSLPWPYFLTWKPNAFDKPHCRSFHRWLVTRGKEQQQLNDSMLNVVA; from the coding sequence ATGACGACGAACAGCTTTCCCCCTCTGCGCGCGCTGCAGGTGTTCGAAGCGGTAGGCCGGTGCGGCGGCGTGACGGAAGCGGCGAAGCGGCTTGGCATTTCCGCTGGCGCAGTGAGCCAGCAGATCAAGCTGCTCGAAGACACGCTCGGACTGCACCTCACGCAAAAGGACGGCAAGCGGCTGAGCCTGACGTCGATCGGGCGCCAGTATCACGAGAGCTGCGCAGCCGCGTTCGAAAGCCTGCGTGTCGCGCATGCGGAAATCGAGCGGGCGAAGAACACGCGCAATCTCAGCATCAGCGCACTGCCCTCACTGCTGTCGAAATGGCTCGCGCCGCGCATGCTCGAATGGCAGCGCCAGCACGCCGATCTCAGCGTGTATCTCGACGGCACGCACACGGAGCCGTCGCCGGATGGATATGACATCGACTTTCGTATCAGCTACGGCGAGCGCATTGCGGATGTCGATAATTCCGTCGAACTGTTCCGCGATTACGTGGTGCCCGTTTGCAGTCCACGACTGCTCGCAGCCGACGCACCGCTCGTCTCGCCCGCCGAGATCCTTGGCTATCCGTTGATATCGGTCGACTGGCGGCCGAAGTTCGCGTCGCCGCCTTCGTGGCGCGAATGGCTCGTCGCCAACGATGTCGATTGCAGTGAACTGAACGAGAACCGTCAGGTGTTTTCGCTATCGAGCGTCGCGATTCAGGCGGCTATCGATGGTTACGGTTTCGTGCTCGCGCAAAGCTCGATGGTCTGCGACGATCTCGCCGCAGGCCGTCTCGTGATGCCCTTCGCGCTCGGATTGTCGCTACCGTGGCCATATTTCCTCACATGGAAGCCGAACGCTTTCGACAAACCGCACTGCCGCAGCTTTCACCGCTGGCTCGTGACGCGCGGAAAGGAACAGCAGCAGCTCAACGACAGCATGCTGAACGTGGTCGCTTGA
- a CDS encoding phytanoyl-CoA dioxygenase family protein has product MLQDIDARIERALTPELIADFRRDGAVCIRKLFTDDDIALLREGIERNIAQPSPRAKVASRPDDPGWFFEDFCNWQDNDAYRRFIYESAAPTAAGALIGGETVRLYHDHLLVKEPNTRQRTPWHQDQPYYNISGSQNVSMWIPVDPVSRESTLEFVAGSHLGPWLMPRTFMDNEAKWFPEGSLADLPDIESNRAAYPIIGWALEPGDMVCFNMLTLHASGGVGGNTRRRAFSVRFIGDDVRHAPRRWRTSPDFPGLDAQLPEGAPMDHPLFPVLWRVSAS; this is encoded by the coding sequence GCCGACTTTCGCCGCGATGGTGCGGTGTGCATCCGCAAACTCTTCACCGACGATGACATCGCGCTGTTGCGCGAAGGTATCGAGCGCAACATCGCGCAGCCGAGTCCGCGCGCGAAGGTCGCGAGCCGTCCCGACGATCCGGGCTGGTTCTTCGAAGACTTCTGCAACTGGCAGGACAATGACGCGTATCGCCGCTTTATTTACGAGTCGGCGGCGCCCACGGCGGCGGGTGCGTTGATCGGCGGCGAAACGGTGCGGCTTTATCACGACCATTTGCTTGTGAAGGAACCGAACACACGGCAGCGCACTCCGTGGCATCAGGACCAACCGTACTACAACATTAGCGGCTCGCAGAACGTCAGCATGTGGATTCCCGTCGATCCCGTTTCGCGCGAATCGACGCTGGAATTCGTGGCCGGCTCGCATCTCGGCCCGTGGCTCATGCCACGCACGTTCATGGACAATGAGGCGAAGTGGTTTCCGGAAGGCAGTCTCGCCGACTTGCCGGATATCGAGTCGAACCGCGCCGCTTATCCGATCATTGGATGGGCGCTCGAACCGGGCGACATGGTGTGCTTCAACATGCTGACCTTGCATGCGTCGGGCGGCGTGGGCGGCAACACGCGGCGGCGCGCGTTTTCGGTCCGCTTCATCGGTGATGACGTTCGTCATGCGCCGCGCCGCTGGCGCACGTCTCCTGACTTTCCGGGCCTGGATGCGCAATTGCCCGAAGGCGCACCGATGGACCATCCGCTTTTCCCCGTGCTCTGGCGCGTGAGCGCGAGTTGA
- a CDS encoding DUF2817 domain-containing protein — protein MKISFPVDPGFDTLRNQFLDGAKAAGATLTTYAHPLKGPNGEALATDVAWLGNPHASRVFMTLSGTHGVEGYFGSTCQTEWLHELATHPLPDDVAVLMVHLINPWGTAWVRRVNEDNVDLNRNYVDFTSALPDNPRYEALHEIYTCRDIDGPQRQHADALLAKQIDALGWSGVQAIVGAGQYLHADGLFYGGQQATWSNRTLRDIAARFLKPAQVAIAFDLHTGAGAFGHPMLMSITQSVYPGLADAQRLYGPWLYTLLTHADAAVSETGVVARATGYTSQAMLDALPDTHLMQLVIECGTYPEAPMHTALRDDHWLHLYGDPHDARGRAISRALFESFMPADPDWRELAWTRTRQIWMRALGALPGITPKQR, from the coding sequence ATGAAGATCAGCTTTCCCGTCGATCCCGGTTTCGACACGCTACGCAACCAGTTTCTTGACGGCGCCAAGGCGGCGGGCGCCACCCTGACGACGTACGCCCATCCTCTGAAAGGACCGAATGGCGAAGCGCTTGCGACGGACGTCGCCTGGCTTGGCAATCCCCATGCGTCGCGCGTGTTCATGACACTCTCGGGTACACATGGCGTCGAGGGCTATTTCGGCTCGACGTGTCAGACAGAGTGGCTGCACGAACTCGCAACGCACCCCTTGCCCGACGATGTCGCGGTCCTGATGGTCCATCTGATCAACCCGTGGGGTACGGCGTGGGTCAGGCGCGTGAACGAGGACAATGTCGATCTGAATCGCAACTACGTCGACTTCACGTCTGCGCTGCCCGACAATCCGCGTTACGAAGCGCTGCATGAAATTTATACGTGCCGCGACATCGACGGCCCGCAGAGGCAGCATGCCGATGCGCTGCTAGCAAAGCAAATCGACGCGTTGGGGTGGTCGGGCGTACAGGCAATCGTCGGCGCGGGCCAATACCTCCACGCAGACGGTCTGTTCTATGGCGGGCAGCAGGCCACCTGGTCGAACCGCACGCTGCGCGATATCGCAGCCCGTTTCCTCAAGCCCGCTCAGGTGGCGATTGCCTTCGACCTGCATACGGGCGCAGGCGCGTTCGGTCATCCGATGCTGATGTCGATTACGCAATCGGTCTATCCGGGGCTCGCCGATGCGCAGCGCCTCTATGGTCCATGGCTCTACACGCTGCTCACGCATGCGGACGCAGCGGTGAGCGAGACAGGTGTGGTTGCGCGGGCGACGGGCTATACGTCGCAAGCGATGCTGGACGCGTTGCCGGATACGCATCTGATGCAACTCGTCATCGAGTGCGGTACCTATCCCGAAGCGCCGATGCACACGGCGCTGCGCGACGACCATTGGCTGCATCTGTACGGGGACCCTCACGATGCGCGAGGACGCGCGATCAGCCGCGCACTGTTCGAATCGTTCATGCCCGCCGATCCCGACTGGCGTGAACTGGCGTGGACGCGCACGCGGCAGATCTGGATGCGCGCGTTGGGGGCGCTGCCCGGCATCACGCCGAAGCAACGCTAA